One Vigna unguiculata cultivar IT97K-499-35 chromosome 7, ASM411807v1, whole genome shotgun sequence genomic region harbors:
- the LOC114190519 gene encoding uncharacterized protein LOC114190519 isoform X4: MPKSSLDSHTTLNRKDDLELEVLDGLLDDVEIDDLEGADGFPGACEEYFLDFEFADKFEEVLGSGPFEGSESHSSGLSRSSIVGGVLESTEVPIAQSESKNDSLDETLTYESHGAFSNNPSQPSQGNCRYNISLDIQHLQELDNYRHLAGLTYKKEKGPTEKGQPAALREKRFRKPTQRYIEEFSNARPKEKVPPAGTKTKHSSDSSCNVLHIRIKSLKRSPSEKSSNENSEVMLPELQVRKGHQKKEKLQFEYESFPSESEDGCSTTKRSRRKDRRKHQKMWTLPEVLKLVEGISEYGVGRWTDIKKFLFSSSSYRTPIDLRDKWRNLLRASSVQKNKKEAEQNDELALRPLPFNVVHRVRELAKIHPYPRQRGSKKLRVSQAGTSVVADSPPVSLSKRNVRRKFT; this comes from the exons GTAGCTTGGATTCTCATACAACTTTGAACAGGAAGGATGATTTGGAACTGGAG gtCCTTGATGGATTGCTAGATGATGTGGAAATCGATGATCTTGAAGGAGCTGACGGTTTCCCGGGTGCATGTGAAGAATATTTTTTGG ATTTTGAATTTGCTGACAAATTTGAGGAGGTACTGGGTTCTGGTCCTTTTGAAGGTTCGGAAAGTCATTCTTCAGGATTAAGTAGAAGTAGCATTGTTGGTGGGGTTTTAGAATCAACAGAAGTACCCATTGCACAATCTGAAAGCAAAAACGATTCTCTGGATGAGACACTAACCTATGAATCACATGGTGCCTTCAGCAACAATCCTAGTCAACCATCACAAGGAAATTGCAGGTACAACATTTCACTTGATATACAGCATCTTCAAGAGTTGGATAACTATCGTCATTTAGCTGGTCTGACTTATAAGAAGGAAAAGGGTCCTACCGAAAAAGGTCAACCTGCTGCACTGAGAGAGAAAAGATTCCGGAAGCCTACGCAAAGATATATTGAAGAATTTTCAAATGCGAGGCCAAAGGAAAAGGTACCACCTGCTGGTACAAAAACTAAACATTCGAGTGACTCATCATGTAATGTACTTCATATAAGAATTAAATCATTGAAAAGGAGTCCAAGCGAGAAGTCTAGTAATGAAAATAGTGAGGTGATGCTTCCTGAGTTGCAAGTTCGCAAAGGGCATCAGAAGAAAGAG AAACTTCAGTTTGAGTATGAATCATTTCCCTCGGAATCTGAGGATGGATGTTCAACCACAAAAAGGTCTAGAAGAAAAGATAGAAGAAAGCATCAGAAGATGTGGACTCTCCCTGAAGTGTTGAAGTTGGTTGAAGGCATATCTGAATATGGAGTTGGTCGTTGGACTGATATTAagaagtttttgttttcttcttcaagCTACAGAACTCCCATAGATCTGAGG GACAAGTGGCGAAACCTTTTGAGAGCCAGTTCTGTgcagaaaaacaagaaagag GCTGAGCAAAATGACGAGTTAGCCCTGCGTCCGTTACCATTTAATGTGGTACATCGTGTGCGAGAATTGGCTAAAATTCACCCATACCCAAGGCAACGTGGGTCAAAGAAGTTGCGTGTTAGCCAAGCTGGCACCTCTGTCGTTGCAGATTCTCCTCCCGTTAGTCTTAGCAAAAGAAATGTACGTAGAAAGTTTACTTAG